The following is a genomic window from Tripterygium wilfordii isolate XIE 37 chromosome 19, ASM1340144v1, whole genome shotgun sequence.
CCATTGTATACGGTGACACTCACGCCTTTCGCTAACAACTCGTCaacctgcaaaaaaaaattaacgaaTTTAATGTAAGAATTAAAAGTAACATAAGAGAGTTATTATATTGGATTACTTAATTACTCCTACAATATTATGGATATTTACCTCGTCAATTCTAGGTTTCATGAACTCTTCACGAAAGGCATTACGAAATTTTTCGATTTGTTCTTTCCAACTATTCATGAACAAAGCATATATCAGCCCAGCCATTTGTCTGATGATATAAGTCATGATTAATTAACATAAAATATACACATTAATATTTTAACTTACATTATATCCTCAGGAATAATGTTTAGTTTCTTTCTAATAAAGCCATTCATTAAGCCAGGAATGTCAAAACTGATGCCCTTAGTACCACGATCCGCCAATAAATCATAGAAACTCTGTATTATTTATGTGATTAATTGTAgttaacaaatatatataaacgtatgtatatatgtgtgtatgtgaacTACGAAACGTACCACATCATTACTGTGCTCAAGAATTATATTTTGTAGATCATCTGATGTTAAAGCTGCATTTTTATATTCATGTTTCTCAAGATGGTCCTTTATTTTTTTAGCCAAACTGCCATCATAAATGGAACCGTATGTTAAACTAAACCACtatgataaatttatatgcacAAGATGTTTAGTAGATTgtttagaaattcaaaattactaAACTCGTTTGATTTCTTTAAACCCTTGTTGTCGAGACGAGACATATCTTTTAGAAGAGGTCCCCATGAAAACTGCATTTTAGTTCATAGATTAATCCATTAGTGTCCGAAAGATTATTGAGCAATAATATTGTGTAAATAGTTTCTACTTTTTACCTACCACAAAATCTTCAGGAGAAATCTAGCTGTCTCCTAAAACAACTCCTGTAATTAATATGAAACAATAATATTTATACTAGACTTAGGCTTGATAGTAGTTAAGTGAATTCGTATATATGTTACCGCCAAGTGTAAGCGTTAACTCTTTGTCATGAATAGCTTTAACAATTGCTAAACCAAGAGTAACTGTAATTTTTCCTCCATATGACTCTCCGAATATAAAAAGAGTACTTTTCTGGAGGAATTCAAATCTGTTGAAGAGATTCTTCAACAAGAAAAGTAACTCAGTTGCTGCCTCTTCATCACTTGTAGCCAACAAGGTGTCATCATCGACGTAACTGAAGCCTGTTTCGACTGGACTATCCTAAATTTCATATTCACTATAAGTAGTTACTTTTTCTATATATTTGGAATGCATTTTTTGGAGAGGGGTgaaaaaagaatcaaagtatTAAAATTATACCACAAATAAGAGATCTGCTTTTCGAAGCCACGTATATTGACGAGCCTTTAAATGTTGATCTAATGGTCCTATATCTAAGAAATTTCCAATTGCAACTCCTGAACCTCCCTGATAATATATCAAATTCAATACAAAGTTATTCACACTATGAACTTGAATTGCAACTTAATTTTTGGCTTATGTTTTCCCAAGAGGATACTTACCGGGCCTCCTTGAAGCCATAAAATTATTGGCCATATTGCGGATGGATCTTCACCTTTGTAAGAACTCTTATAATGCCATCAGAATAAATGGACCTCTATATATCGTAGTAgagtaaaaaatatataataatttataaataaaagagATTGAATAGCGtaccaaaattaaaatattaacatACTGTTTAGAACTTCAACATAACCCCATGTTTCTAATCGTTGATCACAACTTGTTGTAGTTGTTGTTGCAACAGTCCTATATGAATGTTGTAAAGTGAATGAAAATACAAGGAACAGGCATACAAGGGAAGGTTTCTCCATCTCAATTATGTTCAAGAGGAATTTGTTAATTTTATACATATACTCGAAATTAAAACTTAGTACACCCAATCACTTGGTAAAATAGTACCTTTGTGACTAGTTTGGTAGGGGTGTCCACGGACAATTTTGGTTGGTTtaaatttttcagttttttctgGACAAAAAATTAACTGATCATTTGGTAGGTTATTATCGGTTTGATCAGTTTTTTTGATCGGTCTtcactaacatatatttgaTAATAATTGACCAGTTGATTGGTTCGACGGTCGGTTCAGCTTGATACAATTTTTTAAGGCAGCCCTACTACTTGGACAACCTAGAGTACGATCAAATTTGCACTATGATGATGAAGTGAAGAATAGATCAAAAACAATAAGAGAAAGGGAGAAGTGTGGACAAATTGAggtgtttacattttttttgtgaCGGGAAACAACTCAATCCATCATATTCTTCGGACAGTTGAATGAGTGTAAATCTCATGCCACCAAATCAGCTTGGACTACACCAACAACAAGTAAGACTGGGCCAAAACTCATACAGGAGAAATAAGACTCTTGATTCCTCCACGGAAGTGAGCAGGTCGAATAAACTCATTCACTTATTTTTCATGATAAAATAACGCCGAAGTCTAAGAAGAATCTagtagaagaaaatcaaaatctgTCTCTGCAGTCACTCactcattttcttttcatgtCCACTACTTCAAACATGAATtccattttaaaatattaaaccCTTTAAATCCCTCAAAACCCAGGAGTAAATGTTGAAAGATCTGATGAGTGAATCCCTCAAACACAAATTTCTTGAAAATATTCTATATCTAATGATCTCTAGAGGGTAAAAAGTGAACAACCAAAGTAGAAGAGAAAAAGAGGTGCTTACTTTGCGAAAGGATCTTGTTGCTCAAAGGAGCAGTGAGAATGATAAGGAAAAAATTATTGATCCGAATCACTCATGAGCTATATCAGCAACTTACGTCAAGATTTGTGAAGATCTGAAGCTCCAGGCCTGGAGGACTTCCGTCAAGATTTGTGAAGATCTCGAGCTCCAAATCGGAGGATTTTTAGGTCGCAGATTTCCAGAGTCGTGTGGAGCAACTTATAGGACGAGAAGGGGAATGGAAAATGACATCCAATCTTTTAAAAAATGGATTTTCCCACACtggaaaatacaaaatattttcccaaatacTATGTCACTAATCACTAGGGTCACCTAGCATGAATGGAAGGACACATTACTATGTCAAAAGGAATTTCCCAACACAAGTTTAAAATCAATTTTCTATAACAAGAAATGCAGGCTAATCACCTGTTGTTGTATGCAGAAACATGCTTCCGAAAGGAAATGGCCTTTTCACCTCTAGATAATTGGTACACATGCCTGATActgtgtttaaaaaaaaagaaagaaacgacCTGACTGAATATGTAATGTGTCATCTTCATGACAACATAAATATACATTCTGCAAAATTTTACGGCCATCCATCTACAAGTATGTTGACGAGCAAGGTCGTTCCGTTGGGTTGATTGTGAAGGCTTTAACCATAGTAATGAGGCTTATATGACTTTCAGCCAAAATGAAAACCAGATGACTCGAAAGAATGGCTTGAAAGATTGGGCAGCTTGAGGGTTGCAATAACACCAGCTGCAAACGCACTGAAGGAAGCCAAAACGAAG
Proteins encoded in this region:
- the LOC119985898 gene encoding serine carboxypeptidase-like 51 isoform X1 — protein: MQFSWGPLLKDMSRLDNKGLKKSNDLAKKIKDHLEKHEYKNAALTSDDLQNIILEHSNDVSFYDLLADRGTKGISFDIPGLMNGFIRKKLNIIPEDIIWKEQIEKFRNAFREEFMKPRIDEVDELLAKGVSVTVYNGQLDLICSTKGAEAWVEKLRWNGLESYLNLDRDPIYDKNDMTITKGFRRKYENFTFYWILMSGHNVNTPSSTQYCYYSLSLHLLKTLSSEPKN
- the LOC119985898 gene encoding serine carboxypeptidase-like 51 isoform X2, whose translation is MSRLDNKGLKKSNDLAKKIKDHLEKHEYKNAALTSDDLQNIILEHSNDVSFYDLLADRGTKGISFDIPGLMNGFIRKKLNIIPEDIIWKEQIEKFRNAFREEFMKPRIDEVDELLAKGVSVTVYNGQLDLICSTKGAEAWVEKLRWNGLESYLNLDRDPIYDKNDMTITKGFRRKYENFTFYWILMSGHNVNTPSSTQYCYYSLSLHLLKTLSSEPKN
- the LOC119985471 gene encoding serine carboxypeptidase-like 51 gives rise to the protein MEKPSLVCLFLVFSFTLQHSYRTVATTTTTSCDQRLETWGYVEVLNSEDPSAIWPIILWLQGGPGGSGVAIGNFLDIGPLDQHLKARQYTWLRKADLLFVDSPVETGFSYVDDDTLLATSDEEAATELLFLLKNLFNRFEFLQKSTLFIFGESYGGKITVTLGLAIVKAIHDKELTLTLGGNIYTNSLNYYQA